One Brevibacillus choshinensis genomic window carries:
- a CDS encoding glycosyltransferase family 2 protein, translating to MSVFREIIEGLFIGFSSTVGVISTYQTLISCAGLFRKKEQVTHEPEKTFAVLIAAHNESAVIAPLIENLKKLDYPREKYDIFVICDNCTDNTAEISRAHGAYACERFDTSKRGKGFGIEWMLENLWARPQQYDAVVMFDADNLVEKNFLRVMNDRLCKGARVIQGYLDSKNPFDSWITLSYAVTYWFTNRMWQLARHNLGLPNTLGGTGLCIESTLLKEMGWGATSLTEDLEFATRCIERGIYPTWAHDTKVWDEKPIDLKSSMRQRLRWMQGHYDVAGRYIGSVLKNGITKGRLGMLDAAFYLFQPMYVLIVTFMSLLFLGRFFEIDMLMPAATILPSWLVYTSTAIFYLLPFLALYLEKVPLKGYLGILLLPFFFLTWLPIMFYAFFTKKNQVWSHTSHTRAIRIEEIQQ from the coding sequence ATGAGTGTATTTAGAGAGATCATTGAGGGATTATTCATCGGATTTAGTTCTACGGTAGGTGTAATCAGCACGTACCAAACTCTGATCTCGTGTGCAGGGTTGTTCCGTAAAAAAGAACAAGTCACACACGAGCCAGAAAAAACGTTTGCGGTTCTCATCGCCGCACACAATGAGAGTGCGGTTATCGCACCCTTGATTGAAAACCTGAAGAAGCTGGATTATCCACGTGAGAAGTACGATATCTTTGTCATTTGTGACAACTGTACGGACAACACAGCGGAGATCAGCCGTGCTCATGGCGCTTACGCATGCGAGCGCTTTGACACGTCCAAGCGAGGAAAAGGCTTCGGGATCGAATGGATGCTTGAAAATCTTTGGGCAAGACCGCAGCAGTACGACGCAGTCGTCATGTTTGACGCCGACAATCTGGTGGAAAAGAACTTTCTGCGTGTGATGAATGACCGACTTTGCAAAGGCGCGCGCGTCATTCAAGGCTACCTTGATTCGAAAAACCCGTTTGATTCCTGGATTACTCTGTCTTATGCCGTTACATACTGGTTTACCAACCGGATGTGGCAACTGGCTCGACATAACCTGGGATTGCCGAACACACTCGGCGGAACCGGACTTTGCATCGAGAGCACCCTGCTCAAGGAAATGGGCTGGGGAGCTACCAGCTTGACAGAGGACCTGGAGTTCGCCACTCGCTGTATCGAACGTGGTATTTACCCAACATGGGCACATGACACCAAGGTTTGGGATGAAAAGCCGATTGATCTGAAATCCTCCATGCGCCAACGTCTGCGCTGGATGCAAGGTCACTACGATGTTGCAGGACGCTATATCGGCTCTGTCTTGAAAAACGGGATCACGAAAGGGCGCTTGGGCATGCTGGATGCAGCTTTCTACCTGTTCCAGCCGATGTACGTGCTGATCGTTACGTTCATGTCCCTGCTGTTCCTGGGCCGCTTCTTTGAAATCGACATGCTTATGCCTGCCGCAACCATTTTGCCAAGCTGGTTAGTATATACCTCGACGGCGATCTTCTACTTGCTGCCGTTCCTGGCTCTTTATCTGGAAAAGGTGCCTCTCAAGGGGTATTTGGGAATTCTCTTGCTCCCGTTCTTTTTCCTGACCTGGCTCCCGATCATGTTCTACGCCTTCTTCACGAAGAAGAACCAGGTGTGGAGCCACACGTCTCACACTCGTGCGATTCGGATCGAGGAGATCCAGCAATAA
- a CDS encoding TIGR01212 family radical SAM protein (This family includes YhcC from E. coli K-12, an uncharacterized radical SAM protein.), with the protein MSFAPDACHNETPLLWGDKRYHTWNYHLRNTFHEKIFKVPLDGGFSCPNRDGKVATGGCTFCSARGSGDFAGDRRMDLEHQFHDVKNRMHEKWPNAKYLGFFQAYTNTYAPVEELRDMYEVILKQEGVVGLSIATRPDCLPDDVVEYLAELNERTYLWVELGLQTIHEHTAQLINRAHDYECYLQAVEKLRKHNIRICSHIIYGLPGETHEEMMQTANAVAHLDVQGIKIHLLHLLRKTPMVKQYEAGLLDFLSQEEYTKLVVDSLEILPPEMIVHRITGDGPSDLLIGPMWSRKKWEVLNGINAELKNRNTWQGKFYVPQTR; encoded by the coding sequence ATGTCGTTTGCACCAGATGCTTGCCATAACGAGACCCCGCTGCTGTGGGGCGATAAACGATATCATACATGGAATTACCACCTGCGAAACACTTTCCATGAAAAGATCTTCAAGGTACCATTGGACGGCGGATTCAGCTGCCCGAATCGGGATGGGAAGGTCGCAACCGGCGGCTGCACATTTTGCAGTGCGAGGGGTTCAGGTGATTTTGCAGGCGATCGTCGAATGGATCTGGAGCACCAATTCCACGACGTCAAGAACCGCATGCACGAAAAATGGCCGAATGCCAAATACCTTGGTTTCTTCCAAGCCTACACCAACACGTATGCACCTGTAGAAGAGCTGCGTGACATGTACGAAGTGATTCTCAAGCAAGAAGGCGTGGTAGGGCTTTCGATCGCGACTCGTCCGGACTGCTTGCCGGATGACGTGGTGGAGTACTTGGCTGAATTGAATGAGCGTACGTACCTTTGGGTGGAGCTGGGCCTGCAAACGATCCATGAGCATACCGCTCAGCTGATCAATCGCGCTCACGACTACGAGTGCTATCTGCAAGCAGTGGAAAAGCTGCGAAAGCACAACATCCGCATCTGCTCCCACATCATCTACGGATTGCCGGGGGAAACGCATGAGGAAATGATGCAAACGGCGAACGCCGTCGCGCACCTGGATGTGCAAGGCATTAAAATTCACTTGCTGCATCTGCTGCGCAAGACGCCGATGGTCAAACAATACGAAGCTGGTCTGTTGGACTTTTTGTCGCAAGAGGAATACACCAAGCTGGTCGTGGACTCTCTGGAAATCCTCCCACCTGAGATGATTGTGCATCGCATCACAGGAGACGGACCGTCTGATTTGCTGATCGGTCCGATGTGGAGCCGGAAAAAATGGGAAGTGCTCAACGGTATCAATGCTGAGCTGAAAAATCGCAACACCTGGCAAGGCAAGTTTTACGTTCCGCAAACAAGGTAA
- a CDS encoding glycerophosphodiester phosphodiesterase, with product MAPLIYAHRGASGLFPENTMESFYAAVRRRANGIELDVQLTRDDKLVVIHDHTLDRTTTGSGLVRRHTMQELKQLRADRGSRFSKARIPTLREVFQAFSDTPLRFIIELKNFLSDQPDLEERVIELIRRYHLTERTIISSFNFDSLLHIKKLDPSQTTGLLYVGPMPRPWEVALRYQADQLHVPVDQLTADVIDASHRHDLTVLGWTVNSTQEIEAALDNGVDGLITNYPGRARKILRARS from the coding sequence GTGGCCCCACTCATTTACGCCCATCGCGGTGCTTCTGGCCTTTTTCCGGAAAACACCATGGAATCCTTCTATGCTGCCGTCAGACGCCGCGCCAATGGCATTGAGCTCGATGTGCAGCTGACTCGTGATGACAAACTCGTCGTTATCCACGATCATACGCTGGACCGTACGACTACGGGCTCCGGTCTCGTTCGTCGGCATACGATGCAGGAGCTGAAGCAGCTGCGTGCAGATCGCGGCTCCCGTTTTTCCAAAGCGAGAATACCTACTCTGCGCGAAGTGTTCCAGGCATTTTCCGATACGCCACTGCGCTTCATCATTGAATTGAAAAACTTCCTGTCGGATCAGCCTGACCTCGAGGAGCGTGTCATCGAACTGATCAGGCGTTATCATCTGACGGAGCGTACCATTATCTCCTCGTTTAACTTCGACAGCTTGCTGCACATCAAGAAGCTGGACCCTTCCCAAACCACCGGACTTCTATATGTGGGGCCAATGCCCAGGCCATGGGAAGTCGCGCTTCGCTACCAGGCCGATCAGCTCCATGTTCCCGTTGACCAGCTAACCGCAGATGTCATCGACGCATCACACCGCCATGATCTGACCGTGCTCGGCTGGACCGTGAATAGTACGCAGGAAATCGAAGCAGCTCTGGATAACGGCGTCGACGGGTTGATTACCAATTACCCCGGCCGTGCCAGAAAAATATTGCGCGCCCGCTCATGA
- the yjcZ gene encoding sporulation protein YjcZ — protein MLHLGRRVSPVSLGSNNAVLILVLFILLVIVLASIG, from the coding sequence GTGCTCCATCTGGGAAGGAGGGTGTCGCCCGTGAGCTTGGGTTCCAACAATGCCGTATTGATCTTGGTGCTTTTTATCCTCCTCGTGATCGTACTGGCCAGCATCGGGTAA
- the ablB gene encoding putative beta-lysine N-acetyltransferase: MIKVDEMLSAGDLIVDEQNRRVKLHVYDPSQITELDQVMRKLARESDATKLIVYGKKADVEKWLALGYRREGVIDGFFHGENAQMLSSYLTEERATSVAPALAEEILAVSLSKKGNGEEKPLPAGYAMREADQTDAQELAQLYGLVFATYPTPMDDPAYICKTMDEGTRYMVVEHEGKIACAASAEVSERMGSAEMTDCATHPDHAGKGLLQPLFSALERKMEESGIYFLYTLTRAQSPGMNVTASKMGYEYRGRLINNCTIFSGFEDMNIWVKPLRSTWE; this comes from the coding sequence ATGATAAAGGTGGATGAAATGCTGTCGGCGGGCGATTTGATCGTCGATGAACAAAACCGGCGCGTGAAACTGCACGTATACGATCCTAGCCAAATCACGGAACTGGATCAGGTGATGAGAAAGCTTGCCCGTGAATCAGATGCGACCAAGCTGATCGTATACGGGAAAAAAGCGGATGTGGAAAAGTGGCTTGCGCTGGGGTATCGCCGGGAAGGAGTGATTGATGGCTTCTTTCACGGGGAAAATGCGCAGATGCTCTCCTCCTACTTGACGGAGGAACGCGCGACATCAGTGGCCCCAGCGCTCGCAGAAGAAATATTGGCAGTGAGTCTCAGTAAAAAGGGAAATGGGGAAGAAAAGCCATTGCCTGCAGGTTATGCCATGCGAGAGGCAGATCAGACTGATGCACAAGAGCTGGCACAGCTGTACGGCTTGGTGTTTGCGACGTATCCGACGCCAATGGATGATCCAGCGTACATCTGCAAGACGATGGACGAGGGGACTCGGTACATGGTCGTAGAGCACGAAGGAAAGATCGCTTGCGCCGCCTCTGCCGAAGTCAGTGAACGGATGGGCTCTGCCGAGATGACGGACTGCGCCACTCATCCGGATCACGCCGGAAAGGGACTCCTCCAACCGCTGTTCAGCGCGCTGGAACGCAAGATGGAGGAGTCGGGCATCTACTTCCTGTACACATTGACGAGAGCGCAATCTCCTGGCATGAACGTGACGGCGTCCAAGATGGGCTATGAGTACCGAGGGAGATTGATCAATAATTGCACGATTTTTTCCGGGTTCGAGGATATGAACATCTGGGTGAAACCACTGCGCTCCACGTGGGAGTAG
- a CDS encoding PucR family transcriptional regulator, whose protein sequence is MTISIREALQLPDMVQTRLIAGAGGLDNPIRWVTIVEVLEDTSRLQEGEFLITTGFGLADNSERLASFIPSLASRKLSGVAIHTGFYLREIPAAFIEMADHLQLPLIEIPAEINFSTITKAILQPIVNRQFETLAYSQAIHNRMIEAALSKGGLPAITGELATLTGGAVTLIDALGFEVTQHGSTDLAADASMEKSAHSIPIRANREHFGTLTLVKAQQTWKELDDVALQHASTLCALEYVKERAVSATEWRLKGDFVEELLNGKQMSRAELESRCRMLGYPLTGGHLVVALKVDVQDEAALYELHQSAIMLMRRLCDRQQRSYLLRERPHYLLFVFPDNRSILQLLSLFAQRWEQLHPSFSLHLAMSNPRLHLEDVAAASEEAFFALQAYPLLATAPDMLRYHDMQGYQFLFPYHRSQESLSALWKPLLDPLIGYDKKHNQQLLETLEVYLQQNGNGLQASQALYIHRHTLKYRLTQIEEKTGYRLEDAHQRWQLQLALMARRLQKQLYPSQA, encoded by the coding sequence ATGACGATTTCGATTCGGGAGGCCCTTCAACTGCCGGATATGGTGCAGACGAGATTGATCGCCGGGGCTGGCGGCTTGGATAACCCCATCCGCTGGGTCACCATCGTAGAAGTGCTGGAGGATACGTCCAGGCTGCAGGAAGGCGAATTTCTCATTACGACAGGCTTTGGTCTTGCTGACAATTCAGAGCGCCTCGCTTCTTTCATCCCGTCCTTAGCCAGTCGAAAATTGAGCGGGGTCGCCATTCATACCGGCTTTTATTTGCGAGAGATCCCAGCCGCTTTTATCGAGATGGCAGATCACCTGCAGCTGCCACTGATTGAAATACCAGCGGAAATCAACTTTTCCACCATCACGAAAGCGATTTTGCAGCCGATCGTCAACCGCCAATTTGAGACGCTCGCCTATTCGCAGGCCATTCACAACCGCATGATTGAAGCCGCTCTCTCCAAGGGTGGTCTGCCAGCCATTACAGGAGAGCTTGCGACGCTTACCGGCGGTGCCGTCACCCTCATTGACGCCTTGGGTTTTGAAGTGACCCAGCATGGATCCACCGATCTTGCTGCCGATGCCTCCATGGAAAAAAGCGCCCATTCGATCCCGATACGCGCCAATCGTGAGCATTTTGGCACGCTGACGCTGGTCAAGGCCCAACAGACTTGGAAGGAGCTGGACGATGTAGCCCTTCAGCATGCCTCTACCTTGTGTGCATTGGAGTATGTAAAGGAAAGAGCGGTCTCCGCTACGGAATGGCGACTGAAGGGTGACTTTGTAGAGGAGCTGTTAAATGGAAAGCAAATGAGTCGAGCTGAACTGGAAAGCCGCTGCCGCATGCTGGGATACCCTCTGACGGGCGGACATCTGGTCGTCGCGCTGAAAGTAGATGTTCAAGACGAGGCAGCCCTCTATGAGCTTCATCAGAGTGCGATCATGCTGATGCGCAGACTGTGCGACAGGCAGCAGCGGTCGTATTTACTAAGGGAGAGGCCCCACTATTTACTCTTTGTTTTTCCGGACAACCGATCGATTCTGCAGCTGCTTTCACTGTTCGCGCAGCGCTGGGAACAGCTTCACCCCAGCTTTTCTTTGCACCTGGCCATGAGCAATCCTCGCTTGCATCTGGAAGATGTGGCTGCGGCTTCCGAGGAGGCTTTTTTCGCCCTGCAGGCTTACCCCTTGCTCGCGACGGCGCCGGACATGCTCCGCTATCATGACATGCAGGGCTATCAATTCCTGTTTCCGTACCATCGCAGTCAGGAGTCCCTCTCGGCGCTGTGGAAGCCCTTGCTGGACCCGCTGATCGGCTACGACAAGAAGCACAACCAGCAGCTGCTGGAGACGCTGGAGGTCTATTTGCAGCAAAACGGGAACGGGCTGCAAGCGTCACAAGCGTTATATATTCACCGTCACACGCTGAAATACCGATTAACGCAGATTGAAGAAAAAACGGGCTACCGCCTGGAGGATGCCCACCAGCGCTGGCAGCTGCAATTGGCCCTGATGGCCCGCCGTCTCCAGAAGCAGTTGTATCCCTCTCAGGCGTAG
- a CDS encoding aspartate aminotransferase family protein, giving the protein MERSYVIKPELGKNYPVISHGKGIYLYDTEGKQYIDGCSGAVTVSIGHAVDEVVEAMYAQAKEVSFAYRSHFSSDAVEKLGAKLAEWAPGSLNWTFFVSSGSEATETAQKIAIQYWQERGKPTKSRIISRWMSYHGITMGALSMSGHVLRRKRFVPLLEDYPAITGPYPYRKPEGMSLEEYGLACANELETAILRVGPDQVAAFIAEPVIGATAGAVVPPDGYFQRIREICDKYDVLFIADEVMTGIGRTGKAFGVDHWGVVPDMITLGKGMSSGYTPMAATIVSEEIIETIANGSGLIMAGHTYSANPQSAAVSLAVLNYVEKHQLIEKSAEQGAYLLQRLQELATELPLVGDARGLGMLCGLEFVKNKQTKEPFALSENVSGKVIAKAFEKGLLVYPAVGGIEGVAGDSVILAPPLTITKEQIDELISLLKAAIESVQQELQEKALIG; this is encoded by the coding sequence ATGGAAAGAAGTTATGTAATCAAGCCTGAGCTGGGTAAGAACTATCCGGTGATCTCTCACGGAAAAGGAATTTACCTCTACGACACAGAGGGCAAACAATACATCGACGGGTGCAGCGGCGCAGTCACGGTGAGCATCGGCCATGCGGTGGACGAAGTCGTGGAAGCCATGTACGCGCAAGCCAAGGAAGTGTCCTTTGCCTACCGCTCACACTTTAGCAGTGACGCCGTAGAAAAGCTGGGTGCCAAGCTGGCAGAGTGGGCGCCTGGTTCCCTGAATTGGACGTTCTTCGTCAGCAGCGGGTCGGAAGCGACAGAGACCGCTCAAAAAATTGCGATTCAATACTGGCAGGAAAGAGGAAAGCCGACCAAGAGCCGCATCATTTCCCGCTGGATGAGCTACCACGGAATCACCATGGGAGCGCTCTCCATGTCCGGACACGTGCTGCGCCGCAAACGGTTTGTTCCGCTCTTGGAGGACTATCCGGCAATTACAGGGCCATATCCGTACCGCAAGCCGGAGGGAATGAGCCTGGAAGAGTATGGACTTGCGTGTGCCAACGAATTGGAGACGGCTATTCTCCGCGTCGGACCGGATCAAGTCGCGGCCTTCATCGCGGAGCCGGTCATCGGAGCCACTGCAGGCGCTGTCGTACCGCCAGATGGCTACTTCCAGCGCATCCGTGAAATTTGCGACAAGTACGATGTGCTCTTTATCGCCGACGAGGTCATGACGGGCATAGGGCGTACCGGAAAAGCATTCGGCGTCGATCATTGGGGCGTCGTTCCTGACATGATCACGCTGGGGAAAGGCATGAGCTCAGGATACACCCCGATGGCCGCTACCATCGTTTCGGAGGAAATCATCGAGACGATCGCGAATGGCAGCGGCCTGATCATGGCAGGACACACGTACAGTGCAAATCCGCAGTCTGCGGCCGTGTCGCTCGCTGTCCTGAACTATGTAGAAAAACACCAGTTAATCGAAAAGTCTGCTGAGCAAGGAGCCTATTTGCTGCAACGCCTCCAGGAGCTCGCAACTGAGTTGCCGCTGGTCGGTGACGCACGAGGATTAGGCATGCTGTGCGGCTTGGAATTCGTGAAGAACAAGCAAACCAAGGAACCATTCGCCCTGTCCGAAAATGTGAGCGGGAAGGTCATCGCCAAGGCATTTGAAAAAGGGCTGTTGGTCTACCCAGCAGTGGGTGGGATCGAAGGGGTCGCAGGTGACAGCGTGATTCTGGCACCGCCGCTGACGATCACGAAAGAGCAGATTGACGAGCTGATCAGCCTGCTAAAAGCAGCGATCGAAAGCGTACAGCAGGAGCTGCAAGAGAAGGCCCTGATCGGATAG
- a CDS encoding 3-oxoacid CoA-transferase subunit A, which translates to MEEALTHFHDGMTLMAGGFGGVGNPPSLIQGILEKGVRDLTLISNDTAFPHIGIGKLVTEKRVKKVIASHIGSNPNAGAQMTAGELEVEFCPQGILAERVRAGGVGLGGILSDVGIGTIAEKGKQKVVLNGREFLLETPLTAEVSIVHAKKADRFGNLVFDTSARNFNPLVAMAGDITIVEADEIVEIGELSPEEIVTPGVFINFIVQSEGVNWQWAWEK; encoded by the coding sequence ATGGAGGAAGCGCTGACTCATTTCCACGATGGGATGACACTCATGGCGGGAGGATTCGGCGGGGTCGGCAATCCTCCTTCCCTGATCCAAGGCATCCTGGAAAAAGGAGTGCGGGATCTGACGCTGATCAGTAACGACACAGCCTTTCCACACATTGGGATCGGCAAGCTGGTGACAGAGAAGCGAGTCAAAAAAGTGATTGCTTCCCATATTGGCTCAAACCCCAACGCAGGAGCGCAAATGACGGCAGGTGAGCTGGAGGTTGAGTTTTGCCCCCAGGGAATCCTCGCGGAGCGCGTACGTGCAGGAGGAGTAGGCTTGGGCGGGATCTTGTCTGACGTCGGCATCGGGACGATCGCGGAAAAAGGCAAGCAGAAAGTCGTGCTGAACGGAAGGGAGTTCCTGCTGGAAACGCCGCTCACGGCCGAGGTGTCGATTGTCCACGCGAAGAAGGCAGATCGCTTTGGCAATCTGGTATTCGATACAAGCGCACGGAATTTTAACCCGCTGGTGGCAATGGCAGGGGATATCACCATCGTGGAAGCGGATGAAATCGTCGAAATCGGCGAGCTGTCACCGGAGGAGATCGTCACGCCCGGCGTATTCATCAACTTTATCGTGCAAAGTGAAGGGGTGAACTGGCAATGGGCATGGGAGAAGTAA
- a CDS encoding 3-oxoacid CoA-transferase subunit B encodes MGMGEVKETETYRERIARRAAMEVEDGMIINLGIGIPTMVADFIPSDVRVMFHAENGIMGTGPSPKKGEENPMLCNAGGFPVTLATGASFFDSATAFAIIRRGLLDMTILGVLEVSQSGDIANWIVPGKRVPGMGGAMELAQKAKKVMVVTTHLDKNGRSKIVRECSLPLTAKGAADWIITDMAVMQVMPDGLYLREVMYPYCVADVIGATEAELKMDGEVGVFR; translated from the coding sequence ATGGGCATGGGAGAAGTAAAAGAAACAGAGACCTATCGAGAACGGATCGCGAGGCGAGCTGCCATGGAAGTCGAGGATGGGATGATCATCAATCTGGGGATCGGAATTCCCACGATGGTAGCCGATTTTATCCCTTCTGACGTCCGGGTCATGTTTCATGCGGAGAACGGGATCATGGGCACGGGACCAAGCCCGAAAAAAGGGGAGGAAAACCCGATGCTCTGCAATGCGGGCGGTTTTCCGGTCACGCTTGCGACAGGGGCTTCTTTCTTTGACAGTGCGACTGCCTTTGCCATCATCCGCCGCGGACTGCTGGATATGACGATTCTCGGGGTGCTTGAGGTCAGTCAGAGCGGGGATATCGCCAACTGGATCGTACCGGGCAAACGAGTGCCGGGGATGGGCGGAGCCATGGAGCTCGCGCAAAAAGCGAAAAAGGTCATGGTCGTCACCACTCATCTCGATAAGAATGGACGCTCCAAAATCGTCAGGGAATGCTCGCTGCCATTGACGGCGAAGGGGGCCGCAGATTGGATCATCACCGATATGGCTGTCATGCAGGTCATGCCAGACGGCCTCTACCTGCGGGAGGTCATGTATCCGTACTGCGTGGCGGATGTCATCGGAGCGACGGAGGCGGAGCTGAAAATGGACGGCGAGGTAGGCGTATTTCGATAA
- a CDS encoding peptidase, which produces MANWQSLIREQLEKDREEAVALLQDWVKNPSVQGAEESIQTSIAKTLDAMGASVDLWVMEGEELLKHPYFVSPRQEFAGSPNVVGVWKGSGEGRSIILNGHVDVVPAGDSAQWSDDPFSGKVEDGKLYGRGATDMKGGNLSSLLAVSVLQKLGVKLKGDVIFQSVVEEESGGAGTLATILRGYKADAALIPEPTNMKIFPKQQGSMWFRLTVKGRSAHGGTRYEGVSAIEKSLAVVQAIGRLEKERNDRLDDPLYEKLPIPIPINIGVIEGGKWPSSVADLVKLEGRMGVAPGEQMEDAKAEMAAALKALAEVDPWFAEAPVELEWYGARWVPGAVAEDHPLMEILQRQFVQVTGDRAVVEASPWGTDGGLLTALADTPAIVVGPGVTQVAHYPNEYIVLDDVLRCAEIFALTLMEWCGVADTTN; this is translated from the coding sequence ATGGCAAACTGGCAATCTCTCATACGGGAACAGTTAGAGAAGGATCGGGAAGAAGCAGTCGCACTGCTGCAAGACTGGGTAAAAAATCCAAGCGTCCAAGGCGCAGAAGAATCCATCCAGACAAGCATCGCCAAAACATTGGATGCAATGGGAGCAAGTGTTGATTTGTGGGTGATGGAAGGCGAGGAACTTCTGAAGCATCCGTATTTTGTTTCCCCGCGGCAGGAGTTTGCAGGCAGTCCAAATGTAGTCGGGGTATGGAAAGGCTCTGGGGAAGGTCGCTCCATCATTCTGAATGGACACGTGGACGTGGTTCCGGCAGGGGACAGCGCCCAATGGAGCGATGATCCTTTCAGCGGCAAGGTGGAGGATGGCAAGCTGTACGGACGCGGCGCTACGGACATGAAAGGGGGAAACCTTTCTTCCCTTCTGGCTGTTTCGGTGCTGCAGAAACTAGGGGTAAAGCTGAAAGGCGACGTCATTTTCCAAAGTGTCGTAGAAGAAGAGAGCGGGGGAGCAGGCACGCTGGCGACGATCCTGCGTGGCTACAAGGCCGATGCAGCACTCATTCCTGAACCGACGAACATGAAGATCTTCCCGAAGCAGCAAGGGTCCATGTGGTTCCGCCTGACTGTCAAAGGACGTTCGGCCCACGGAGGGACTCGCTATGAAGGCGTGAGCGCGATCGAAAAAAGCTTGGCAGTGGTGCAGGCGATCGGCCGTCTGGAAAAGGAACGCAACGATCGCCTGGACGATCCGCTGTATGAAAAGCTGCCAATCCCAATCCCAATCAACATCGGCGTGATTGAAGGGGGAAAATGGCCGTCCTCTGTAGCGGATCTGGTCAAATTGGAAGGACGCATGGGAGTCGCACCGGGTGAACAAATGGAGGATGCCAAGGCAGAGATGGCAGCTGCCCTGAAAGCTCTGGCGGAGGTAGACCCTTGGTTCGCAGAGGCACCAGTGGAACTGGAATGGTACGGAGCGAGGTGGGTACCGGGAGCCGTAGCGGAAGATCATCCGCTGATGGAGATTCTGCAGCGCCAATTCGTGCAGGTGACAGGCGACCGTGCCGTTGTGGAGGCATCGCCGTGGGGTACGGATGGTGGGCTTTTGACCGCTTTGGCAGATACACCTGCGATTGTGGTAGGGCCTGGGGTTACGCAGGTTGCGCATTACCCGAATGAATACATTGTGCTGGACGACGTGCTGCGATGTGCCGAGATCTTTGCCCTGACGCTGATGGAATGGTGCGGAGTCGCTGATACAACGAACTAA